One bacterium genomic region harbors:
- a CDS encoding MarC family protein, whose product MEKFIASLLSLFITLDPVGTIPFYVSYTHNFTKERKNRILFISISICFVVGVLFLYFGEFLFKFLKISFSDFLIASGIILLIFSITEFIGASQFKVEEEELAIVPLAIPLLAGPAFLTTILISKKFYGTGITLICLFLNTVFAYFILFYSQNISHAIGKTGIKGLIKILSLFLAALGIKFIREGIEQIIKF is encoded by the coding sequence ATGGAAAAATTTATTGCTTCTTTACTTTCGCTTTTTATTACACTTGACCCTGTTGGAACAATTCCTTTTTATGTAAGTTATACGCACAATTTTACAAAAGAAAGGAAAAACAGAATCCTTTTTATCTCAATTTCTATTTGTTTTGTTGTTGGTGTTTTATTTCTTTATTTTGGTGAGTTTTTATTTAAATTTCTTAAAATTTCATTTAGTGATTTTCTTATAGCAAGTGGTATAATCCTTTTGATTTTTTCAATAACAGAATTTATAGGAGCAAGTCAGTTTAAAGTTGAGGAAGAAGAACTTGCAATAGTTCCGCTTGCCATTCCTTTACTTGCGGGTCCTGCTTTTTTGACAACAATTTTAATTTCAAAAAAATTTTATGGTACAGGAATAACTTTAATCTGTCTTTTCTTAAATACTGTTTTTGCTTACTTTATTCTTTTTTATTCTCAAAATATTTCACACGCAATAGGGAAAACAGGCATAAAAGGACTTATAAAAATTCTATCTCTTTTTCTTGCCGCATTGGGAATAAAATTTATAAGAGAGGGTATTGAACAGATAATAAAATTTTAG
- a CDS encoding vitamin B12 dependent-methionine synthase activation domain-containing protein, whose translation MEILKDFKIEVNKEYLIERLKIEKGSEDENEFLKLIGKALEIGRPKAVYIEGFIDEKLEEAVIINGVKFESKILRKNLENVEKVFVFIATCGKELDRLNFKEDILKNYWWDTIKEYFLGMARRYLFDYLKERYFLKDLIVMSPGASEKYVWPIEQQRELFSLFGDVENLIGVKLTESFLMVPNKSISGFLFSSEKDYRSCKICRRKNCPGRTVEFDENLWKIYQK comes from the coding sequence ATGGAGATACTTAAAGATTTTAAAATTGAAGTAAATAAAGAATATTTGATAGAAAGATTAAAAATTGAAAAAGGGAGTGAAGATGAAAATGAGTTTCTGAAATTGATTGGGAAAGCACTTGAAATAGGAAGACCGAAGGCAGTTTATATTGAAGGATTTATAGATGAAAAACTGGAAGAAGCAGTAATTATAAATGGAGTTAAATTTGAAAGTAAAATTTTAAGGAAAAATCTTGAAAATGTTGAAAAGGTATTTGTTTTTATTGCAACATGTGGAAAAGAACTTGACCGATTAAATTTTAAAGAGGACATTTTGAAAAATTACTGGTGGGATACAATTAAAGAATATTTTTTAGGAATGGCAAGAAGGTATTTATTTGATTATTTGAAAGAAAGGTATTTCTTGAAAGATTTGATAGTTATGAGCCCTGGAGCAAGTGAAAAATATGTCTGGCCAATTGAACAACAGAGAGAACTTTTTTCTCTTTTTGGAGATGTTGAAAATCTTATTGGTGTGAAATTAACAGAGTCGTTTTTGATGGTACCAAATAAGTCAATTTCAGGATTTTTATTTTCATCTGAAAAAGATTACAGAAGTTGTAAAATATGTAGAAGAAAAAACTGTCCAGGAAGAACCGTTGAATTTGATGAAAATTTATGGAAAATATATCAGAAATAG
- a CDS encoding zinc-binding alcohol dehydrogenase, whose amino-acid sequence MREEEIKDVCDDEIIVKAEWTQISVGTEVASIKMAQKEKREAWLGYSFVGIVVEKGKNVAINEGDRILALAPHASYVKVKCSPQWIVKVPEGVPPDIATVGILGSVAFHIVERAEIKLCESVGILGLGMVGSLCLQLSKISGARPVIGIDINDERLKIAEEYGADYCFNPDKVNLEEEISKITNGEMLNVVIEAVTKASTINIAKNILGMWGRLILTSYTNELISFKVNDDIILKELKIIGAHQPKCPVEKVPYYPFSQVKNRILSMEFLRDGILKVDKLITHRIKKDKIPEIYSLLLESEKRPTGILIDWR is encoded by the coding sequence TTGAGAGAAGAAGAAATCAAAGATGTTTGTGATGATGAAATAATAGTAAAGGCAGAGTGGACCCAGATTAGTGTTGGAACAGAAGTCGCATCTATAAAAATGGCTCAAAAAGAAAAAAGAGAAGCATGGCTGGGATATTCATTTGTTGGAATAGTTGTTGAAAAAGGGAAAAATGTGGCAATAAATGAAGGAGACAGGATACTTGCTCTTGCACCGCACGCCTCCTATGTTAAAGTAAAGTGTTCTCCACAATGGATTGTAAAAGTTCCCGAGGGTGTTCCTCCAGATATTGCTACAGTTGGAATACTCGGAAGTGTCGCATTTCATATAGTAGAAAGGGCAGAAATAAAACTTTGTGAAAGTGTGGGAATTTTAGGTCTTGGTATGGTTGGGTCTTTATGTTTACAACTATCAAAAATATCCGGTGCAAGACCTGTAATAGGAATAGATATAAATGATGAGAGATTGAAGATAGCAGAAGAATATGGAGCCGATTATTGTTTTAATCCTGATAAAGTTAATTTAGAGGAAGAGATTTCAAAAATAACAAACGGTGAGATGTTAAATGTGGTTATTGAAGCAGTTACAAAGGCATCAACAATAAATATAGCAAAAAATATTCTTGGGATGTGGGGTAGATTAATTTTAACGTCTTATACAAACGAACTCATTTCTTTTAAGGTCAACGATGATATTATACTTAAAGAACTTAAAATAATAGGAGCACATCAGCCAAAATGTCCTGTAGAAAAAGTCCCTTATTATCCATTTTCTCAGGTTAAAAATAGAATTCTTTCAATGGAGTTTTTAAGGGATGGAATATTAAAGGTTGATAAGTTGATAACGCATAGAATAAAAAAAGATAAAATACCGGAAATTTATTCATTATTGCTTGAAAGTGAAAAAAGACCCACCGGTATTTTAATTGACTGGCGATAA